One part of the Phragmites australis chromosome 3, lpPhrAust1.1, whole genome shotgun sequence genome encodes these proteins:
- the LOC133911068 gene encoding uncharacterized protein LOC133911068, which translates to MVYHSFDCAEDDPHNYYPSEFLNSLTPNGLPPHVLKLKVNCPVILLRNIDPTNGLCNGTRLVVRGFQRNAIDAEIVLGQHAGKMIFLPRIPLCPSDDEMFPFRFKRKQFPIRLSFAMTINKAQGQTIPNIGVYLPQPVFSHGQLYIALSRATARRNIKILAAPDEGKKKEKRSNQSGTCTKNIVYREILTP; encoded by the coding sequence ATGGTGTACCATAGTTTTGATTGTGCTGAAGATGACCCCCACAACTACTACCCCTCGGAATTCCTTAACTCCTTGACCCCAAACGGGCTGCCTCCGCATGTGCTGAAGCTCAAGGTTAACTGTCCTGTCATACTGCTCAGAAATATTGACCCCACCAATGGACTTTGCAACGGGACAAGGCTTGTGGTCCGGGGATTCCAAAGAAATGCTATTGATGCAGAGATCGTGCTCGGGCAGCATGCTGGGAAGATGATTTTCCTACCTCGTATCCCCCTATGTCCCTCTGATGATGAGATGTTCCCTTTTCGGTTCAAGCGAAAGCAGTTTCCTATCAGGCTCAGCTTCGCCATGACAATTAACAAGGCACAGGGACAGACCATCCCGAACATCGGTGTGTACCTTCCCCAGCCAGTGTTCTCTCATGGCCAGCTATACATCGCACTATCTAGAGCCACTGCCAGAAGGAACATCAAGATCCTCGCCGCCCCGGATGAAGgtaagaaaaaggagaagcgCTCAAATCAGAGTGGGACGTGCACTAAGAATATCGTCTACAGAGAGATCCTCACACCATAG
- the LOC133910582 gene encoding uncharacterized protein LOC133910582: MDINGSKIEAIAVKNNVDRFNTLLAQGCVYTLHEVRFDPNWEEAVEFRNIGHRYECILNNRTRVEPYTLHIQFPLYPKHLMPIHEVYRRPNKTFVDVAGVVVHWCELEHVGHRKTYREVILMDTRFNLIVVGIWCELLERYAVSLQSAGNNKHVIIGTMLKLNKRHRCLETSDHTIFAFNPNHLESRELQAFQRSLIRGNRDLRFVNRFIEKRWAYLATVV; encoded by the exons ATGGATATCAAT GGATCCAAAATAGAAGCAATTGCAGTGAAAAACAACGTTGACAGATTCAACACTTTACTCGCACAAGGGTGCGTTTATACCCTGCATGAAGTGAGATTCGATCCTAACTGGGAGGAGGCAGTGGAGTTTCGGAATATTGGGCACCGGTACGAGTGTATCTTGAACAACCGCACTAGGGTTGAGCCGTATACCTTGCATATTCAATTTCCGCTCTATCCGAAGCACCTCATGCCAATCCATGAAGTGTACCGACGTCCAAACAAGACGTTTGTAG ATGTAGCCGGAGTTGTTGTGCACTGGTGTGAACTTGAGCACGTTGGTCACAGAAAAACCTATAGAGAGGTCATACTAATGGACACAAG GTTCAACCTGATAGTTGTTGGAATTTGGTGTGAGCTTTTAGAGCGGTATGCGGTAAGCTTGCAATCTGCGGGAAATAATAAACACGTTATCATTGGGACCATGCTGAAATTGAATAAGAGACACA GATGTTTGGAGACTTCAGATCACACGATATTTGCATTCAATCCAAATCATCTTGAAAGTCGTGAACTGCAGG CCTTCCAGCGGTCGTTAATCAGGGGCAATAGGGACCTCAGATTCGTGAACAGATTTATTGAAAAAAGGTGGGCGTACCTGGCAACAGTGGTGTGA
- the LOC133910580 gene encoding uncharacterized protein LOC133910580 gives MGLIAIATATSGIAASIMPGGRTAHSRFKIPIKLSDNNMCNFTKQSGTAELLRRSHLIIWDEVAMTKRQAVETLDRSLQDIMGCSQLFGGKVMVFGGDFRQVLPVVTRGTRAQITDATLQRSYIWEKIRKIQLTRNMRAQSDPWFSEYLLRIGNGTEETIGDDYVRLPNDIVVGYSIAEESIDKLIEFVFPDLQNNSTSANYMSARAILSTKNEHVDELNAIMIDRFPGKETIYYSFDSVDDDSRNNYPIDFLNSITPNGLPPHLLKLKSNCPVILLRNLDPHNGLCNGTRLMVRACQRNAIDAEIVGGQHAGKRVFIPRIPLSPSEDISLPFRFKRKQFPIRLSFAMTINKAQGQTIPNVGIYLPEPVFSHGQLYVALSRGVSRQSTRILSKLNKDIDAMGRSTKNIVYRDVLEWCSSIS, from the coding sequence ATGGGTCTGATAGCCATTGCAACTGCAACGTCTGGTATTGCAGCGTCCATCATGCCCGGTGGTCGCACCGCCCACTCCAGGTTCAAGATCCCCATAAAGCTTTCCGACAACAACATGTGTAATTTCACCAAACAGAGCGGTACCGCTGAGTTGCTTCGCAGGTCACACTTGATAATCTGGGACGAAGTTGCCATGACCAAACGTCAAGCTGTTGAAACACTCGATAGGTCTCTCCAGGATATAATGGGATGCTCGCAGCTCTTTGGTGGAAAGGTCATGGTATTTGGAGGAGACTTTAGGCAGGTCCTTCCAGTGGTGACACGTGGTACGAGGGCACAGATCACTGATGCTACACTACAAAGGTCTTATATATGGGAGAAGATACGTAAGATACAGCTAACCCGGAATATGAGGGCGCAGTCTGACCCATGGTTCTCCGAATACCTCCTTAGGATCGGCAATGGAACAGAAGAGACGATTGGTGATGATTATGTGCGTCTCCCAAATGATATCGTGGTTGGTTACAGTATTGCAGAAGAATCAATTGACAAACTCATTGAATTTGTATTTCCAGATCTCCAGAACAATTCTACGTCAGCGAACTACATGAGTGCACGTGCTATCCTCTCAACTAAGAATGAGCATGTGGATGAGCTGAATGCAATTATGATAGATAGGTTTCCAGGCAAGGAGACGATATACTACAGCTTTGATTCTGTCGACGATGATTCACGAAACAACTATCCGATTGACTTTCTGAACTCAATCACACCAAATGGATTGCCACCACATTTGCTTAAACTCAAAAGCAACTGTCCAGTCATCCTGCTTCGGAATCTTGATCCTCACAACGGTCTCTGCAACGGAACAAGGCTAATGGTTAGAGCCTGCCAACGTAATGCCATTGATGCAGAGATTGTTGGCGGGCAACATGCTGGAAAGAGGGTGTTCATTCCTAGGATCCCTTTGTCCCCTTCAGAGGACATTTCACTTCCTTTCAGATTCAAGAGGAAACAATTTCCAATCCGCCTTAGCTTTGCAATGACTATAAACAAAGCTCAAGGACAAACCATTCCTAATGTTGGTATTTATCTACCCGAGCCTGTGTTTTCTCATGGACAGCTGTATGTTGCATTATCAAGGGGTGTATCACGTCAGTCAACACGGATTCTATCTAAGCTAAATAAAGATATAGATGCCATGGGGAGAAGCACCAAGAATATTGTGTACAGAGATGTATTGGAATGGTGTTCCTCGATTTCATGA
- the LOC133911069 gene encoding microtubule-associated protein TORTIFOLIA1-like, protein MATALSKSTPKSHPRSPTTAQPPPSNSGPAAASAGGGMVPTSGVTSATPSKNMAMVELKSRVLATLAKLSDRKTHHIAVEDLDRIIRSLPSPGAVLMLLNSLASDSRGLASPARCESLRLLATWTTPPHCRTSWRNYIQGPGVYDPCDRGHLQAAAFGLCQSEQSFRGGYAV, encoded by the exons ATGGCTACCGCACTCTCCAAATCCACCCCCAAATCCCACCCTAGGTCGCCCACCACCGCGCAGCCACCACCGTCGAACTCGGGCCCCGCCGCTGCGTCGGCGGGCGGGGGCATGGTGCCGACATCAGGGGTCACCAGCGCGACGCCGTCGAAGAACATGGCGATGGTGGAGCTCAAGTCGCGTGTGCTTGCCACGCTCGCGAAGCTCTCCGACCGCAAGACACACCACATCGCCGTCGAGGACCTAGACCGCATCATCCGCTCACTGCCGTCCCCGGGCGCTGTGCTCATGCTGCTCAACTCACTGGCCTCTGACTCCCGGGGGCTCGCCTCCCCGGCTAGGTGCGAGTCATTGCGCCTCCTCGCCACTTGGACCACGCCGCCTCACTGCCGTACTTCCTGGAGAA ACTACATTCAAGGGCCGGGTGTTTATGACCCATGCGACAGAGGCCATTTACAAGCTGCTGCTTTCGGATTATGTCAAAGTGAGCAAAGTTTCCGTGGAGGATATGCTGTATGA
- the LOC133910581 gene encoding uncharacterized protein LOC133910581, producing the protein MSEDRKEEFLKIKSERRRDRIMQIDVHKKDELLEIKRERERDRYAQITLDKKDELLDMKWESCKQKKDDCSMFKAVLTCFICSLDGPNIYISGGGSKTSTTQPALIDPKERKRRRERERYAQMSAEKKEELLRKNRERRKNKKDGSTILTADCRETSNPISTTPGIASVCGQSCTAWNKENVAPGDDTFTAGSGIESFTSSDHRGSGLESDRKRQKGRQWYAKLSDERRAEYLHSLRISRQHKNSGALVENDQEVESNTTHITIGTLDPLNHADIRPDPDNELCDSLIFEPLELHSSDEEKLEAVQDVPDDFDDEEWRLYRGQDVVFESYVVGGPDSVGMQGYDPYDRIYQNLPKKHHVLREAKNCPYCGAKRFQYEGLAFCCRKGKVKIFIPDVPDELRRLYTSLDDDDAKYFRQHIRYFNSHFSFTSLGVTLDRRVSTAAGTGIYTFRAHGQLYHRLDQLVPGGKGPRHLQLYFYDTDETMEHRAKRSPGLDINLIRKIRRILEHNPYVQTFQNVGSAPNLHDYRIELNTDIALDQRRYNAPTASQVAAIWMEGNDPQKCFDRSVIVYGKADKPRYIRAYHGCYDPLAYPLFFPGGETGWQRKMLYEGPDPVDWPNNYDNNDDDNSDEEDGCSESSKHVSAREYYCFKLQIRLGEFNILLHGRRLFQQWVVDIYIKIESMRLDWYSKPENQALIRADLYQGIIDTIAAGEVRASEVGLRIVLPRTFPGGDRDVQARFLDAMVLVTRFGKPDYFVTMTCNPHWEEITRQLLPGQTPQDRPELVARVYRAKLRDLHDFLIKKSHLGEVASYAHVTEFQKRGLPHEHFLLIMAPNSKLSSPDDYDKVISAEIPDPVKYPVLHALQGKDSYPIYRRREDGRRVATRGAVLDNRWVVPYNPTLLMRYNCHINVEVCSSIKAVKYLYKYVYKGHDRASFSVDPPDQNGTVINEIRQYRDARFITPPEAVYRIFGFPLYAVSPSVLQLQLHLPNMQLVSYRATDNLNDVVNREKSKRSMLTEYFKMNLVDSKARKLLYKEFPEHFRWIKSDKRWQARVKRPQVGRIVYANPAEGERYYLRVLLNHVRGTTSYENLRTVHGKTCSTFREACEMIGLVETDRSLDECLAESTTFHMPCALRRLFATIIVFCEATNIRGLWENHFEAMSQDYRRTHNDAAMVEQLVLRDIRNVVHSMGKDVRNYGLPEVDDSGDVLA; encoded by the exons ATGTCTGAAGATAGGAAAGAAGAGTTTCTTAAAATAAAGAGTGAAAGGAGAAGGGACCGGATCATGCAAATAGATGTACATAAGAAAGATGAGTTACTTGAAATTAAGCGTGAGAGGGAAAGGGACAGGTACGCGCAAATTACTTTAGATAAGAAAGATGAGTTGCTTGACATGAAGTGGGAATCTTGTAAGCAAAAAAAGGATGAT TGTTCAATGTTTAAAGCAGTACTTACatgtttcatttgttcattGGACGGCCCCAACATATACATCTCAGGTGGTGGATCCAAGACATCCACTACACAGCCAGCGCTCATAGATCCTAAAGAACGTAAGAGGCGGAGAGAAAGGGAGCGATACGCGCAAATGTCtgcagaaaaaaaagaagaattacTCAGAAAGAATCGCGAGCGACGTAAGAATAAGAAAGATGGCTCAACAATTCTCACTGCAGATTGCCGTGAAACATCGAATCCTATCTCGACAACACCTG GCATTGCAAGTGTATGTGGGCAATCTTGCACCGCATGGAACAAGGAAAATGTTGCTCCTGGCGATGATACTT TTACAGCTGGTAGTGGCATTGAAAGTTTCACGAGCAGTGACCATCGGGGTTCTGGTCTTGAGTCAGACCGTAAACGTCAAAAGGGTCGACAATGGTACGCGAAATTGTCAGACGAGCGTAGAGCGGAATACTTACACAGCCTGCGTATTAGCCGCCAACATAAAAACTCTGGTGCACTCGTGGAAAATGATCAAGAAGTGGAATCAAATACTACTCACATCACAATTGGAACGCTTGATCCATTGAATCATGCTGATATTCGACCAGATCCTGATAACGAACTATGTGATTCGCTTATTTTTGAACCACTGGAACTACATTCGTCAGATGAAG AGAAACTCGAGGCAGTCCAAGATGTTCCCGATGATTTCGATGATGAAGAATGGAGGTTATATCGTGGACAAG ATGTTGTTTTTGAATCATACGTGGTGGGAGGTCCTGATAGTGTGGGTATGCAAGGTTATGATCCGTATGACCGCATCTACCAAAATCTTCCAAAGAAGCATCATGTTTTAAGGGAAGCCAAAAACTGCCCGTATTGTGGAGCCAAACGGTTCCAATATGAGGGACTTGCTTTTTGTTGTAGGAAAGGGAAGGTTAAAATCTTCATTCCAGATGTACCGGATGAGTTGCGACGATTGTATACGAGCCTTGATGATGACGATGCAAAATACTTCAGACAACACATACGATATTTCAATTCTCATTTCTCCTTTACAAGTCTTGGTGTTACACTTGATCGTCGAGTCAGCACTGCTGCAGgaactggtatatatacattccgTGCACATGGTCAGCTATATCACCGTTTGGACCAGCTGGTACCTGGTGGGAAGGGTCCACGACACCTGCAGCTATACTTCTATGATACTGATGAGACAATGGAACACAGAGCTAAGAGGTCTCCTGGTCTTGATATCAATTTGATCCGGAAGATTCGGAGGATACTAGAGCACAACCCCTATGTGCAGACCTTTCAGAATGTTGGTTCTGCTCCTAACCTCCATGATTATAGGATTGAGCTGAACACGGATATTGCATTGGACCAGCGAAGGTACAATGCCCCCACAGCTTCACAAGTTGCTGCTATCTGGATGGAAGGGAATGATCCACAAAAATGTTTCGATAGAAGTGTTATAGTGTATGGAAAAGCCGACAAACCTCGGTATATTCGGGCATACCATGGGTGCTACGATCCGTTGGCCTATCCTTTGTTTTTCCCTGGTGGAGAAACAGGATGGCAACGTAAGATGCTTTATGAAGGCCCTGACCCAGTAGATTGGCCAAACAATTATGAtaacaatgatgatgacaacagtGACGAGGAAG ATGGTTGTAGCGAGTCCAGCAAACATGTCAGTGCTAGGGAATATTATTGTTTCAAGTTGCAGATCAGGCTTGGAGAATTTAACATACTGTTACATGGGCGCCGTCTTTTCCAACAGTGGGTTGTTGACATATACATAAAGATAGAGTCTATGAGGCTCGATTGGTATTCGAAACCAGAGAATCAAGCTCTCATACGTGCAGATTTGTACCAG GGCATTATAGATACAATTGCTGCTGGTGAAGTGCGTGCTTCTGAGGTTGGTCTAAGAATTGTGCTCCCGCGGACTTTTCCTGGAGGAGATCGAGACGTGCAAGCACGATTCCTTGACGCAATGGTTTTAGTGACCCGGTTTGGTAAGCCTGATTACTTTGTCACAATGACCTGTAATCCACATTGGGAGGAGATAACAAGGCAACTATTACCGGGCCAGACACCACAAGATAGACCAGAATTGGTTGCGAGAGTATACCGGGCTAAGCTGCGTGATTTACACGATTTTTTGATCAAGAAGAGTCACTTGGGTGAGgttgcatcatatgcacatgtTACAGAGTTTCAGAAGAGAGGTTTGCCACATGAGCACTTCTTATTGATTATGGCCCCTAACAGTAAGTTAAGCAGTCCTGATGATTACGACAAGGTTATTTCAGCAGAGATTCCTGATCCTGTCAAATACCCTGTATTGCATGCTCTG CAAGGAAAAGACTCTTATCCTATATATAGGAGAAGGGAAGATGGCCGTCGAGTGGCGACCAGGGGTGCTGTATTGGATAATAGATGGGTGGTTCCGTACAACCCCACACTGCTTATGCGGTATAACTGCCATATTAATGTCGAAGTTTGCTCAAGCATCAAGGCAGTTAAGTACCTATACAAATATGTCTATAAAGGTCATGACCGTGCATCCTTCTCAGTCGATCCACCAGATCAAAATGGTACAGTAATCAACGAGATTCGACAATACAGGGATGCAAGGTTCATAACTCCCCCCGAGGCCGTGTATCGGATATTTGGTTTCCCTTTGTATGCCGTATCTCCTTCTGTTTTGCAACTTCAACTGcatctgccaaacatgcaactTGTGTCATACAGAGCTACTGATAACCTGAATGATGTGGTCAACCGGGAGAAATCTAAGAGGTCGATGCTTACTGAGTATTTCAAGATGAACCTGGTGGATAGCAAGGCACGTAAATTGTTATACAAAGAGTTCCCGGAGCACTTCCGGTGGATCAAGTCCGACAAGCGCTGGCAGGCAAGGGTAAAGAGGCCGCAGGTTGGGAGAATTGTGTATGCAAACCCTGCTGAAGGGGAGAGGTACTATTTACGTGTGCTCCTCAACCATGTGAGAGGGACAACTTCATACGAGAACCTTCGTACTGTACATGGGAAAACCTGTTCCACCTTCAGAGAAGCGTGCGAGATGATAGGGCTCGTAGAGACTGATAGATCCCTCGATGAATGCTTGGCTGAGTCTACTACATTCCACATGCCTTGTGCACTGAGAAGGTTGTTTGCGACAATTATTGTATTCTGTGAGGCGACAAATATCCGTGGCTTATGGGAAAATCATTTTGAAGCAATGTCCCAAGATTATCGTCGTACACATAATGATGCAGCAATGGTTGAGCAACTGGTGCTTAGGGATATTAGAAACGTGGTTCATTCAATGGGCAAGGATGTAAGGAATTATGGTCTTCCGGAGGTTGACGACTCAGGTGATGTCCTTGCGTAG